A genomic stretch from Candidatus Zixiibacteriota bacterium includes:
- the hemG gene encoding protoporphyrinogen oxidase: protein MRTLRIAVVGGGIAGLAAAHRLIELKQERSLPLEVVLLEASRRLGGSIATERVGGFLVEAGPDSFITEKPWAFDLCRRLGLESHLVPARAEHRKIYVVHRGRLEPLPEGFFLLAPTRARPFLTTPLFSWRGKIRIAAELVVPRRRAASDETLASFVRRRFGKELLERVAQPLIGGIYASDPERLSLEATMPRLAEMERAKRSVIRAIWSEQRRKKRGSPGSGARWGLFVTLENGMQELVDALASRLPEGSVHLGRPARHLVRGGAGTAWMIRAGESAVYEADGVIVAAPAHAAADLLAMAATEAAVELRTIPYVSTATVNLAYRRADLPRPLDAFGFVVPAVEKRAIIACTFCSVKYPGRAPEDGALLRAFVGGALQPEAFRDDDATMEAKVRNELRELVGIEAPPLFRRVWRHARSMPQYELGHGARIERVRNALSALPGIALAGSAYGGVGISDCVRTGEEAAERLLRELA, encoded by the coding sequence ATGAGGACGCTGCGCATCGCCGTGGTCGGCGGGGGTATCGCGGGACTGGCCGCCGCCCACCGCCTGATCGAGCTCAAGCAGGAGCGCTCTCTTCCCCTCGAGGTCGTGCTCCTCGAGGCTTCGCGCCGCCTCGGGGGTTCGATCGCCACCGAGCGCGTCGGGGGCTTTCTCGTCGAAGCCGGCCCCGATTCGTTCATCACCGAAAAGCCCTGGGCGTTCGACCTCTGCCGCCGGCTCGGGCTGGAATCGCATCTGGTTCCCGCCCGGGCCGAGCACCGAAAGATCTACGTGGTTCATCGGGGCCGGCTCGAGCCCTTGCCCGAAGGCTTCTTCCTGCTCGCGCCGACGCGCGCCCGCCCCTTTCTCACGACCCCGCTCTTCTCCTGGAGGGGCAAGATCCGTATCGCCGCCGAGCTGGTGGTGCCGCGGAGGCGCGCCGCAAGCGACGAAACTCTCGCCTCGTTCGTCCGGCGCCGTTTCGGCAAAGAGCTGCTCGAGCGCGTGGCGCAACCTTTGATCGGCGGCATCTACGCATCCGACCCGGAGCGTCTCAGTCTTGAGGCGACGATGCCCCGGCTGGCGGAGATGGAGCGGGCGAAGCGCAGCGTCATCCGCGCCATCTGGTCGGAGCAACGGCGGAAAAAGCGAGGCTCGCCGGGCAGCGGCGCGCGCTGGGGCCTGTTCGTCACGCTCGAAAACGGAATGCAGGAGCTCGTCGACGCTCTGGCGTCACGGCTGCCCGAGGGCTCGGTGCACCTGGGTCGGCCCGCCCGCCATCTCGTCCGCGGCGGCGCGGGCACCGCGTGGATGATTCGCGCCGGAGAGTCCGCCGTCTACGAGGCGGACGGGGTGATCGTGGCCGCGCCGGCTCATGCGGCCGCCGATCTCCTGGCCATGGCGGCGACGGAGGCCGCCGTGGAGCTCAGAACGATCCCTTATGTTTCGACGGCGACCGTCAACCTCGCCTACCGACGGGCCGACCTTCCCCGTCCGTTGGACGCCTTCGGCTTCGTCGTCCCCGCCGTCGAAAAGCGCGCGATCATCGCCTGCACTTTCTGCAGTGTAAAATACCCCGGCCGCGCTCCTGAGGACGGCGCGTTGCTCCGCGCTTTCGTCGGCGGAGCGCTGCAGCCGGAGGCATTCCGCGACGACGATGCGACGATGGAAGCCAAGGTCAGAAACGAGCTGCGGGAGCTCGTGGGCATCGAGGCGCCGCCGCTGTTCCGCCGGGTCTGGCGCCATGCTCGCTCCATGCCGCAGTACGAGTTGGGGCACGGCGCGAGAATCGAGCGGGTCCGAAACGCGCTTTCCGCTCTTCCCGGAATCGCTCTGGCGGGCAGCGCGTACGGCGGCGTCGGCATCTCGGATTGCGTGCGCACGGGCGAGGAGGCCGCCGAGCGGCTCCTGCGCGAGCTCGCCTGA
- a CDS encoding ABC transporter substrate-binding protein — MKDHQAIPLGAAPLLFLLVSVPAGGGEARAASVLHFVGWKSEAPRVWDEAIAEFERRNGVRVVREVGPSSSTQFHDLLAQKLKNRDRSLDVFLMDVIWPAEFASAGWALPLDRFFDRAAQDEFLEAPLEAGRYGGRIYGVPLFIDAGVLYYRADLLAKYRLEPPRTWTHLVEQARTIVARERDASLAGYSGQFKQYEGLVCNMMEFIFANGGALWDQARLRSAVDGPRAVEAVRFVRDRIIHGIAHRGVLAYEEPESLTLFVQGRAVFHRNWPYAWAVANDLSQSRIAGRVGMIPLPGFTPGSGAGALGGWHLAISRFSRNPDLAWRFVAFMTGEEIQRRIALSTGRAMTRKALYRDGELLRRMPQLESLREVFEGAIPRPATPVYAPLSSILQRYFSAVLARPEIDLRRRADFAGREMNRVLDLLRREPER; from the coding sequence ATGAAGGACCACCAGGCGATCCCGCTCGGCGCGGCGCCGCTTCTGTTCTTACTCGTGTCCGTGCCGGCGGGCGGTGGGGAAGCCCGGGCGGCGAGCGTGCTCCATTTTGTCGGCTGGAAGTCCGAGGCGCCACGGGTCTGGGACGAGGCGATCGCGGAGTTCGAACGGCGAAACGGTGTCAGGGTGGTCCGCGAGGTCGGTCCCAGCTCCTCCACCCAGTTTCATGACCTTCTCGCACAGAAGCTCAAGAACCGCGACCGCTCGCTGGACGTTTTCCTGATGGACGTGATCTGGCCCGCGGAGTTCGCCTCCGCGGGCTGGGCGCTGCCGCTGGATCGGTTTTTCGATCGCGCCGCGCAGGACGAATTCCTGGAGGCGCCGCTCGAGGCCGGCCGCTACGGAGGACGGATCTACGGCGTTCCGCTCTTCATCGACGCGGGCGTTCTCTATTACCGCGCCGATCTGCTGGCGAAGTACCGCCTCGAGCCGCCGCGCACCTGGACGCACCTGGTGGAGCAAGCGAGAACCATCGTCGCGCGAGAGCGTGACGCTTCGCTCGCCGGTTACTCGGGCCAGTTCAAGCAGTACGAGGGCCTGGTCTGCAACATGATGGAGTTCATTTTCGCCAACGGCGGCGCCCTGTGGGACCAGGCCCGGCTGAGAAGCGCCGTCGACGGGCCGCGGGCGGTCGAAGCGGTGCGGTTCGTCCGCGACCGCATCATCCACGGAATCGCCCATCGCGGCGTCCTGGCGTACGAGGAACCGGAGTCGCTCACGTTGTTCGTCCAGGGCCGAGCCGTCTTTCACCGCAACTGGCCCTACGCGTGGGCCGTCGCCAACGATCTCTCCCAGTCCCGCATCGCCGGACGGGTCGGCATGATCCCGCTTCCGGGATTTACGCCCGGGTCGGGAGCCGGTGCCCTGGGCGGCTGGCACCTGGCGATCAGCCGCTTTTCGCGCAACCCGGATCTTGCCTGGCGCTTCGTGGCGTTCATGACGGGCGAAGAGATCCAGCGACGTATTGCGCTTTCGACGGGCAGGGCGATGACGCGAAAGGCGCTCTACCGGGACGGGGAGTTGCTGCGCCGCATGCCGCAGCTCGAATCCCTTCGGGAGGTTTTCGAGGGCGCGATTCCGCGACCCGCCACGCCCGTCTACGCGCCGCTGTCGAGCATCTTGCAGCGGTACTTCAGCGCGGTTCTGGCCCGACCGGAAATCGATCTGCGGCGCCGCGCCGATTTCGCCGGCCGCGAGATGAACCGGGTGCTCGACCTCCTGCGCCGGGAACCGGAACGATGA
- a CDS encoding sugar ABC transporter permease, which yields MTRFERSSLLLMLPSALVVAIFGLYPVLESVRLSFYRSILTLPWLGTKRVGWENYADLWNDPVAAQSLQVTLVFLVATIPAELVVGLGLALAMNRSFRGRGWLRAAVLVPWAIPTVVCSQMWRFIFNDRYGLLNFLLFGADVRSYWVPLAEPGPALAAVAVAEIWKTAPFAALILLAGLQTIPDELYEAAAIDGATAWQKFRHITLPMLKPAFLLALLFRTIDGLRVFDLVFVMTQGGPADATNVLSFYGYKKTFAEGSIGYGSAVAVIVFALAMLLALGYLGALRRARGGAR from the coding sequence ATGACGCGTTTCGAGCGTTCCTCCCTGCTGCTGATGCTTCCGAGCGCGCTGGTGGTCGCGATCTTCGGCCTCTATCCGGTCCTCGAGTCGGTCCGCTTGAGCTTTTACCGCTCGATCCTGACGCTCCCCTGGCTCGGCACCAAACGCGTCGGCTGGGAAAACTACGCCGACCTCTGGAACGACCCGGTCGCGGCGCAATCGCTGCAGGTGACCCTGGTTTTCCTGGTGGCGACGATTCCGGCGGAGCTGGTCGTCGGCCTCGGGCTGGCGCTGGCGATGAACCGGTCGTTTCGCGGCCGCGGGTGGTTGCGCGCCGCGGTTCTGGTTCCCTGGGCGATCCCGACGGTGGTCTGCTCGCAGATGTGGCGCTTCATCTTCAACGACCGCTACGGGCTGTTGAACTTCCTGCTCTTCGGCGCCGACGTTCGGAGCTACTGGGTGCCTCTGGCCGAGCCGGGACCGGCCCTGGCGGCGGTCGCGGTGGCGGAAATCTGGAAGACGGCGCCGTTCGCGGCGCTGATCCTGCTGGCGGGCCTGCAGACGATCCCGGACGAGCTTTACGAGGCGGCCGCGATCGACGGCGCCACCGCGTGGCAGAAGTTCCGCCACATCACGCTGCCCATGCTCAAGCCCGCGTTCCTGCTCGCGCTCCTGTTTCGCACCATCGACGGCCTCCGGGTCTTCGACCTGGTCTTCGTGATGACCCAGGGCGGCCCCGCGGACGCCACCAACGTGCTTTCCTTCTACGGCTACAAGAAAACCTTCGCCGAGGGCTCGATCGGTTACGGCTCGGCGGTCGCCGTGATCGTCTTCGCGCTCGCGATGCTCCTCGCGCTCGGCTATCTCGGCGCGCTTCGCCGCGCCCGCGGAGGCGCCCGATGA
- a CDS encoding carbohydrate ABC transporter permease, producing MKRTALLSLVFFAVAIYSVAPFFWFVLTSLKTPAELTAIPPTLLPSAHLGFYRAALLERGLLGAMANSAAVAGAATAITVAIGALAAYAVARTPMRAARFYRVLLLAVAMFPQIAVAGPLWSILDALGWLNTYRGLVATYTGLGLPLAVWILATFFGELPVEIEEAAMVDGCTRLQALGKVVLPLAAPGLATAALLVFMLFWNEFFFALIVMTDPALQTLPVAIALFPGEYTMPWGEIAAASTVATLPLIALTLAFQRGIIRGLSAGAVKG from the coding sequence ATGAAGCGCACGGCGCTTCTGTCGCTCGTCTTCTTCGCGGTCGCGATCTACTCGGTCGCACCGTTTTTCTGGTTCGTGCTGACGTCGCTCAAGACGCCCGCCGAGCTGACGGCGATTCCGCCGACGCTCCTGCCCTCCGCCCACCTCGGCTTCTACCGCGCCGCCCTTCTCGAGCGCGGTTTGCTCGGCGCGATGGCCAACAGCGCGGCCGTCGCCGGCGCGGCGACCGCGATCACCGTCGCGATCGGAGCGCTGGCCGCTTACGCCGTCGCCCGGACTCCCATGCGAGCGGCGCGCTTCTACCGGGTCCTGCTGCTGGCGGTCGCAATGTTTCCGCAGATCGCCGTGGCCGGCCCTCTGTGGAGCATTCTCGACGCGTTGGGCTGGCTCAACACCTATCGCGGTCTCGTGGCGACCTACACCGGCCTCGGCTTGCCGCTCGCCGTCTGGATTCTCGCCACGTTCTTCGGCGAGCTGCCGGTCGAGATCGAAGAAGCGGCGATGGTCGATGGCTGCACCCGGCTTCAGGCGCTGGGCAAAGTCGTGCTGCCGTTGGCGGCTCCCGGGCTCGCCACGGCCGCCCTGCTGGTCTTCATGTTGTTCTGGAACGAGTTCTTCTTCGCTCTGATCGTGATGACCGATCCCGCGCTGCAAACCCTGCCGGTGGCGATCGCGCTCTTCCCCGGCGAATACACGATGCCCTGGGGCGAGATCGCCGCCGCATCGACCGTTGCGACCCTGCCCCTCATAGCGCTCACGCTCGCGTTCCAGCGCGGGATCATCCGCGGCCTTTCCGCCGGGGCGGTCAAGGGATAA
- a CDS encoding SH3-like domain-containing protein, whose translation MRSLDTRFKVGDAVTVALENPAGNPRTPRYIRGKRGVIGAVHGVLENPRDHRELHPPLYTVRFDLGEVSSCRDRDAVFVDVHEEWLTAAAESGPSAASPGERRALPSKSLIP comes from the coding sequence GTGCGATCTCTGGACACGCGGTTCAAAGTAGGGGACGCGGTAACAGTCGCGCTCGAAAACCCCGCCGGCAATCCCCGCACGCCCAGGTACATCCGGGGCAAGCGGGGCGTGATCGGCGCCGTTCACGGGGTGCTGGAGAACCCGCGGGACCATCGGGAGCTGCACCCGCCGCTCTACACCGTGCGTTTCGATCTCGGCGAGGTCTCGTCGTGCCGCGACCGGGACGCCGTCTTCGTCGACGTCCACGAGGAATGGTTGACGGCGGCAGCAGAGTCCGGCCCTTCTGCGGCGTCCCCCGGCGAGCGCCGGGCTCTTCCCTCCAAATCGCTTATCCCTTGA
- a CDS encoding nitrile hydratase subunit alpha yields MSGKHSHRPFEGHMHDFEAHVRAVEEDLEYYRTKRLEPRVIHLIRRGAVTFYDLLKARSGLENGARFFGIARPQGDNIEARVRHLEERLDEYVKGIALVSAQAVESMDVVVEDNRKERGDYDDFFKIRKKEHGGTLEQRMAELERDLRDYQELLEVFVQALIQRGWATREELERRWKQLHEDRPWAGGVIVAKAWSDPEFKRALLTTGRTALRDMGVHQGKVAKLCVVENTERVHNVVVCTLCSCYPYDILGDTPWWYKHESYRARIVENPRACLAEMFGLQIPPEKEIRVYDSTSDVRYFVLPERPAGTEGMTEAELAELVTVDSLIGAGYALEPAQREKARRHGLAAAVPRVRAD; encoded by the coding sequence ATGTCGGGAAAACACAGCCACAGGCCGTTCGAAGGGCACATGCACGATTTCGAGGCGCACGTTCGTGCGGTCGAGGAGGATCTCGAGTACTACCGGACCAAGCGGCTCGAGCCGCGCGTCATCCATCTCATACGGCGCGGCGCGGTCACCTTTTACGACCTGCTCAAGGCGAGGTCCGGCCTGGAGAACGGGGCGAGGTTTTTCGGGATCGCCAGGCCGCAGGGGGACAATATCGAGGCCCGGGTGCGCCATCTGGAAGAGCGGCTCGACGAGTACGTCAAGGGAATCGCGCTGGTCTCCGCCCAGGCGGTCGAGAGCATGGACGTGGTTGTCGAGGACAACCGCAAGGAGCGCGGCGATTACGACGACTTCTTCAAGATCCGCAAAAAAGAGCATGGCGGCACCCTGGAACAGCGTATGGCCGAGCTGGAGCGGGACCTGAGGGACTACCAGGAGCTGCTCGAGGTCTTCGTCCAGGCGTTGATTCAACGCGGCTGGGCGACCCGCGAGGAGCTGGAGCGGCGGTGGAAGCAGCTTCACGAGGATCGGCCGTGGGCCGGGGGCGTCATCGTCGCCAAGGCATGGAGCGATCCGGAGTTCAAGCGCGCTTTGTTGACGACCGGGCGGACGGCGCTGCGGGACATGGGAGTGCACCAGGGAAAGGTGGCGAAGCTGTGCGTGGTGGAGAACACCGAGCGGGTGCACAACGTGGTCGTGTGCACGTTATGTTCCTGTTATCCCTACGATATCCTCGGCGATACCCCGTGGTGGTACAAGCACGAGAGCTACCGCGCCCGGATCGTGGAAAATCCGCGCGCCTGTCTGGCGGAGATGTTCGGGTTGCAGATCCCGCCCGAGAAGGAGATCCGGGTCTACGACAGCACCTCGGACGTGCGCTATTTCGTTCTGCCGGAGCGCCCCGCCGGAACGGAGGGGATGACGGAGGCGGAGCTGGCCGAGCTGGTTACGGTCGACAGCCTGATCGGCGCGGGTTACGCGCTCGAGCCGGCCCAGCGGGAAAAGGCGCGGCGGCATGGCCTCGCGGCCGCGGTGCCGAGGGTCCGGGCGGATTGA
- the ahcY gene encoding adenosylhomocysteinase: MAGKNYDIKDIRLAPGGRKRVLWAAQDMPVLQRVRQRFLKERPLRGMRFSACLHVTAETANLAQTLKAGGADVVLCASNPLSTQDDVAAALVRYDRIPVFAIKGEDHKTYYRHLRAALEHRPVITMDDGADLVSLLHTEYAELAPNLVASMEETTTGVIRLRALAADGALKIPVIAVNDAATKHLFDNRYGTGQSTIDGIVRATDMLIAGKRVVVAGYGWCGKGVAARARGMGAKVIVTEVDPIRALEAAMDGFEVMTMKEAARVGDLFITLTGDKHVIAEEHLKLMKDGAVVCNSGHFDIEIDLKALKRLSVRVDKGVRNCVDAYVLPGGRKIYLIGEGRLVNLAAAEGHPASVMDMSFATQALAAEWAVKNREKLTPRVYEVPSSVENWVATLKLASMGIRIDRLTADQKAYLSSWAHGT; encoded by the coding sequence ATGGCGGGAAAGAACTACGACATCAAGGATATTCGTCTGGCCCCCGGGGGGCGCAAGCGCGTGCTCTGGGCCGCTCAGGATATGCCCGTTCTGCAGCGGGTGCGCCAGCGGTTTCTGAAAGAGCGGCCGCTGCGGGGAATGCGTTTTTCGGCCTGCCTGCACGTGACCGCGGAAACCGCCAACCTGGCGCAGACGTTGAAAGCGGGGGGCGCCGACGTCGTGCTCTGCGCCTCCAATCCGCTGTCGACGCAGGACGACGTGGCCGCCGCCCTCGTGCGCTACGATCGGATTCCGGTCTTCGCGATCAAGGGAGAGGATCACAAGACCTACTACCGCCACCTCCGCGCCGCGCTCGAGCACAGGCCGGTGATCACGATGGATGACGGTGCGGATCTGGTGTCGCTGCTCCATACCGAGTACGCGGAGCTGGCCCCGAATCTGGTGGCGAGCATGGAGGAGACGACGACCGGGGTGATCCGGCTTCGCGCTCTCGCGGCCGACGGCGCGCTCAAGATCCCGGTCATCGCGGTGAACGACGCCGCCACCAAGCATCTGTTCGACAACCGTTACGGCACCGGCCAGTCCACGATCGACGGGATCGTGCGGGCCACCGACATGCTGATCGCCGGCAAACGGGTCGTCGTGGCGGGCTACGGATGGTGCGGTAAAGGCGTGGCGGCGCGGGCCCGCGGCATGGGCGCCAAGGTGATCGTTACCGAGGTGGACCCGATTCGCGCGCTCGAGGCGGCGATGGACGGCTTCGAGGTCATGACCATGAAGGAGGCGGCGAGGGTGGGCGATCTTTTCATCACGCTCACCGGCGACAAGCACGTGATCGCCGAGGAACACCTCAAGCTCATGAAAGACGGCGCGGTGGTCTGCAACTCGGGCCACTTCGATATCGAGATCGACCTCAAGGCCCTCAAGAGGCTCTCGGTCAGGGTCGACAAGGGGGTGCGCAACTGCGTCGACGCCTACGTTCTGCCCGGGGGCAGGAAGATCTATCTGATCGGCGAGGGCCGGCTCGTGAACCTCGCCGCGGCAGAAGGCCATCCCGCCTCGGTCATGGACATGAGCTTCGCCACCCAGGCGCTGGCCGCCGAATGGGCGGTGAAAAATCGCGAAAAGCTCACCCCGCGGGTTTACGAGGTGCCGAGCTCGGTCGAAAACTGGGTGGCGACGCTGAAGCTCGCCTCCATGGGGATCCGCATCGATCGGCTGACGGCGGATCAAAAAGCCTACCTCTCTTCCTGGGCGCACGGGACATAG
- the metK gene encoding methionine adenosyltransferase produces the protein MAGKDFLFTSESVSEGHPDKLCDQVSDAILDAHLAGDPDSRVACEALAKTGMIVIAGEITSKAKVSYAEIAREVVRDIGYTDSSMGFDGNTCAVLTAVEQQSPDIAQGVTEGEGLYKEQGAGDQGMMFGYACDETPEFMPLPIQMAHDLVRYLAKIRKGGEAYFLRPDSKSQVTVEYRDGRPVRVQSVVISTQHSPDVEYHKLKETIIEAVIKAVIPPEYLDKNTVYHVNPTGRFVIGGPQGDCGLTGRKIIVDTYGGMGRHGGGAFSGKDPSKVDRSAAYMARYVAKNIVAAELATRCEVQLAYVIGVAEPVSVLVDTFGTGVIPEVKLARIVQEHFDLRPKGIIQTLELKRPIYRATAAYGHFGRTPEDGHFTWEKTDRVEELKKAAARI, from the coding sequence ATGGCGGGCAAAGATTTTCTTTTTACCTCGGAATCGGTTTCGGAAGGCCATCCCGACAAGCTGTGCGACCAGGTCTCGGATGCGATCCTCGACGCGCATCTCGCCGGAGACCCCGACAGCCGGGTGGCGTGCGAAGCGCTCGCCAAGACCGGAATGATCGTCATCGCCGGCGAGATCACCAGCAAGGCCAAGGTCAGCTACGCGGAGATCGCCCGCGAGGTCGTCCGCGACATCGGCTACACCGATTCCTCCATGGGGTTCGACGGCAACACCTGTGCCGTGCTGACCGCGGTGGAGCAGCAGTCGCCGGACATCGCCCAGGGGGTCACCGAGGGCGAGGGGCTGTACAAGGAGCAGGGGGCCGGAGATCAGGGCATGATGTTCGGGTATGCCTGCGACGAGACGCCCGAGTTCATGCCGCTTCCCATCCAGATGGCCCACGATCTGGTGCGGTATCTGGCGAAGATCCGCAAAGGCGGCGAGGCCTATTTTCTCCGTCCCGACAGCAAGTCTCAGGTGACCGTCGAGTACCGCGACGGCAGGCCCGTGAGGGTGCAGAGCGTGGTGATCTCGACGCAGCACAGCCCGGACGTCGAATACCACAAGCTGAAGGAGACGATCATCGAGGCGGTCATCAAGGCGGTCATTCCTCCCGAATACCTCGACAAGAACACCGTCTATCACGTCAACCCGACCGGGCGATTCGTCATCGGCGGGCCGCAGGGCGACTGCGGGCTTACGGGGAGAAAGATCATTGTCGACACCTACGGCGGGATGGGGCGACACGGGGGCGGCGCATTTTCCGGAAAAGACCCTTCCAAGGTCGACCGGAGCGCCGCTTACATGGCACGCTACGTCGCCAAGAACATCGTCGCCGCCGAGCTTGCGACCCGATGCGAGGTGCAGCTCGCCTACGTCATCGGCGTCGCCGAGCCGGTATCCGTGCTCGTGGACACCTTCGGGACCGGCGTCATCCCGGAAGTCAAGCTCGCCCGGATCGTTCAGGAGCACTTCGATCTCCGGCCGAAGGGCATCATCCAGACCCTCGAGCTCAAGCGGCCGATCTACCGCGCTACGGCCGCGTACGGCCATTTCGGCCGTACGCCGGAGGACGGCCACTTCACCTGGGAAAAAACCGACCGCGTGGAAGAGCTCAAGAAGGCAGCGGCGCGGATTTGA
- a CDS encoding HPr family phosphocarrier protein, which yields MARVARKVEIKNKLGLHARAAALLVQTVNRFASRVTLTKDGQTADGRSIMGVLTLAATQGSKILIEAVGEDAEQAVKAIEKLIERRFNEPE from the coding sequence GTGGCCAGGGTCGCCCGGAAGGTCGAGATCAAGAACAAGCTGGGGCTGCACGCGCGGGCGGCCGCGCTCCTGGTGCAGACCGTCAACCGCTTCGCGTCGCGCGTGACCCTCACCAAGGACGGCCAGACCGCCGACGGCCGCAGCATCATGGGAGTGCTGACACTGGCCGCCACTCAGGGAAGCAAGATTCTGATCGAGGCGGTCGGGGAGGACGCCGAGCAGGCGGTGAAAGCGATCGAGAAGCTGATCGAGAGGCGGTTCAACGAGCCGGAGTAA
- the rapZ gene encoding RNase adapter RapZ: MADGFDIVVVTGLSGSGKTIAIRALEDNGFFCIDNLPPLLIPKFLELCQGREEIRRVALGVDLRGGRFLESWPEVRAQMRAAGHRVEVVFLDASDEVLLRRFSETRRPHPLAGGDPIREGIVRERKALEGMREIADRVIDTSELNVHELKREMERQFCATLAERRMAVFLTSFGYKYGVPHDADIVFDVRFLPNPYFVQELKSRHGLEAEVGSYVMRVDEAQVFLERLVALLEFALPLYEREGKSSLTIALGCTGGRHRSVVLVEELQRRLESERFRILVKHRDIEK; this comes from the coding sequence ATGGCCGATGGGTTCGATATCGTCGTCGTCACGGGGCTCTCGGGTTCGGGCAAGACCATCGCTATTCGAGCCCTCGAGGACAACGGTTTCTTTTGCATCGATAATCTCCCGCCGCTGCTGATCCCGAAATTTCTCGAGCTCTGCCAGGGCCGCGAGGAGATCCGGCGCGTCGCGCTGGGTGTCGACCTGCGCGGCGGGCGGTTCCTCGAGTCGTGGCCCGAAGTGCGGGCGCAGATGCGCGCGGCCGGCCACCGCGTGGAGGTGGTTTTTCTCGACGCGTCGGACGAGGTGCTCCTGCGCCGCTTCAGCGAGACGCGCCGACCGCATCCGCTCGCCGGCGGCGATCCGATCCGGGAGGGGATCGTCCGCGAGCGCAAGGCGCTCGAAGGCATGCGGGAGATCGCCGATCGCGTGATCGACACCAGCGAGCTGAATGTTCACGAGCTCAAGCGTGAAATGGAACGGCAGTTCTGCGCGACCCTCGCGGAACGGCGCATGGCGGTGTTCCTCACATCGTTCGGCTACAAGTACGGCGTTCCCCACGACGCCGACATCGTCTTCGACGTGCGCTTTCTGCCGAATCCCTACTTCGTTCAGGAGCTCAAGTCGCGCCACGGTCTCGAAGCGGAGGTCGGCAGCTACGTCATGAGGGTGGACGAGGCGCAGGTTTTCCTCGAGCGGCTCGTCGCTCTGCTGGAATTCGCCTTGCCGCTCTACGAGCGCGAGGGGAAAAGCAGCCTGACGATCGCGCTCGGTTGCACCGGCGGCCGGCACCGCTCGGTGGTGCTCGTGGAGGAGCTGCAGCGGCGCCTGGAGAGCGAGCGGTTCCGGATTCTGGTCAAGCACCGCGACATCGAGAAGTAG
- a CDS encoding PTS sugar transporter subunit IIA, whose translation MKITDFLSAERIIPALQSEEKEAALKEMAERLAACEPGLDAEQVLRVLRERERISTTAIGEGVAIPHGKLPGVERVVGIFARSLRGIDFASLDGRPTHLFFVLIAPEHAAADHLKALARISRLLKDTAFRERLLRANNGKEIFAMIAEEDQKF comes from the coding sequence TTGAAGATCACCGACTTTCTGTCCGCCGAGCGCATCATTCCGGCCCTCCAGAGCGAAGAGAAGGAGGCGGCTCTGAAGGAAATGGCCGAGCGGCTCGCCGCCTGCGAGCCGGGGCTCGACGCGGAGCAGGTACTGCGCGTGCTCAGGGAGCGGGAAAGGATCAGCACCACGGCGATCGGGGAAGGCGTGGCGATCCCGCACGGGAAGCTGCCGGGCGTCGAGCGCGTCGTGGGGATCTTCGCGCGCAGCCTGCGGGGAATCGACTTCGCCTCCCTCGACGGGAGGCCGACGCATCTGTTTTTCGTGCTGATCGCCCCCGAGCACGCCGCCGCCGACCATCTCAAGGCGCTGGCGAGGATTTCCCGCCTGCTCAAGGACACCGCCTTCCGGGAGCGACTGCTGCGGGCGAACAACGGCAAGGAGATCTTCGCCATGATCGCGGAGGAAGACCAGAAGTTTTGA
- the raiA gene encoding ribosome-associated translation inhibitor RaiA: MADVKVSVTFRHTAPTDALKRYVEAKVHRLGKFSDRPVEAHVVLSVDAKQRHFAEIELRSRGLTIHGREETDDLYSAIDLLMGKVGRQVQKHKEKIKLERRRNAQD; this comes from the coding sequence ATGGCGGACGTCAAAGTGTCGGTAACTTTTCGCCACACGGCGCCAACCGATGCCCTGAAGCGTTACGTGGAAGCGAAGGTTCACCGGCTCGGCAAGTTCTCCGACCGGCCGGTCGAGGCGCACGTCGTGCTCTCGGTCGACGCCAAGCAGCGCCATTTCGCGGAGATCGAGCTTCGTTCCCGCGGCCTGACGATTCACGGCAGGGAAGAAACCGACGACCTCTACTCCGCGATCGATCTGTTGATGGGCAAGGTCGGGCGCCAGGTCCAGAAGCACAAGGAAAAGATTAAACTCGAGCGAAGGAGAAACGCGCAGGATTGA